In one Lolium rigidum isolate FL_2022 chromosome 3, APGP_CSIRO_Lrig_0.1, whole genome shotgun sequence genomic region, the following are encoded:
- the LOC124698056 gene encoding uncharacterized protein LOC124698056 gives MAAADYDRAYRPYAPPPSSAAADYDRPYRNEIVPYGDRRLDLVVKPPPARSPPPPLPVTKSGGGGGGIGSAWCFSDPEVKRRRRVASYKAYSVEGKVKASFRRGFRWIKDKCTGFIHG, from the exons ATGGCCGCCGCCGACTACGACCGCGCCTACCGCCCCtacgcgccgccgccctcctccgccgccgccgactacGACCGCCCCTACCGCAACGAGATCGTGCCCTACGGCGACCGCCGCCTCGACCTCGTCGtcaagccgccgcccgccaggtccccgccgccgccgctgccggtcaccaagagcggcggcggcgggggcggcatcGGCTCCGCCTGGTGCTTCAGCGACCCGGAGgtcaagcggcggcggcgggtggccagCTACAAGGCTTACTCGGTCGAGGGGAAAGTCAAGGCCTCCTTCCGCAGGGGGTTCCGCTGGATCAAGGACAAGTGCACCGGCTTCATCCATGGCTG A